From one Synechocystis sp. PCC 6803 substr. PCC-P genomic stretch:
- a CDS encoding MSMEG_0572/Sll0783 family nitrogen starvation response protein: MPEVTKPAHQTGDFLVDYEEKVFPDVQAEPGEKALITFHTVAFEGSIGLVNLMQASRLIKKGFETSVLLYGPGVTLGVQRGFPKLGDEGFPGHLTMNERIVKIMEAGGKVYACRFALQALYGHGEPSLIPGIRPINPLDVMDLILMHRRDGAFILDTWTM, from the coding sequence ATGCCAGAGGTAACTAAGCCAGCTCACCAAACAGGTGATTTCTTAGTAGATTACGAGGAAAAAGTTTTTCCTGATGTCCAAGCTGAACCCGGTGAAAAAGCGCTGATTACTTTTCATACAGTGGCGTTTGAAGGCTCCATTGGCTTAGTAAATTTAATGCAAGCTAGCCGCTTAATTAAAAAAGGCTTTGAAACATCTGTTTTGCTCTATGGTCCCGGTGTTACTCTCGGTGTACAAAGGGGTTTTCCTAAGCTTGGGGATGAAGGTTTTCCGGGTCACCTGACCATGAATGAGCGTATTGTAAAAATCATGGAAGCAGGGGGTAAGGTTTATGCTTGTCGCTTTGCACTGCAAGCACTTTATGGTCATGGCGAGCCTTCTCTAATCCCCGGTATTCGTCCGATTAATCCCCTAGATGTGATGGATTTAATCTTGATGCACCGTAGGGATGGTGCGTTTATTCTTGATACTTGGACAATGTAA
- a CDS encoding MSMEG_0569 family flavin-dependent oxidoreductase — MKKSHYSVIIVGGGQAGLAISYLLKQESIDHVIFEKNQIGHAWRNQRWDSFCLVTPNWQCRLPGFPYAGGDDQGFMLKDEIVQYLEDYAASFQAPILEGVEVSKLSQRTDAFEVITSQGIYTADQVVVATGGYHTPKIAAIAKKLPPHIVQLHSVDYKNPETLPDRILLVGTGQSGCQIAEDLHLAGKTVHLATGSAPRSPRRYRGRDVVEWLELMGHYDLPIDEHPQKEMVRHKTNHYLTGRDGGREIDLRQFALEGMHLYGRLKDIDGNQILFADNLKENLDQADATAARIKQSIDEYIAKNQLDAPIEAPYQPVWEPTSIPLTLNIDEIDAVIWSTGFNFNYAWVDVPVFNSMGEPLHNRGVTNVAGLYFLGLPWLYTWGSGRFSGVARDAEYLAEKIRETLPANQINPCTVA; from the coding sequence ATGAAAAAAAGCCACTATTCCGTCATTATTGTCGGTGGAGGACAGGCGGGCTTAGCGATTAGTTATCTCCTAAAACAAGAAAGCATTGACCATGTTATTTTCGAGAAAAATCAAATTGGTCATGCTTGGCGTAATCAACGTTGGGATTCTTTTTGTTTGGTTACGCCTAATTGGCAATGTCGGTTACCCGGCTTTCCCTATGCGGGGGGTGATGATCAGGGTTTTATGCTGAAGGACGAAATTGTCCAATATCTTGAGGATTATGCGGCATCTTTCCAAGCTCCTATCCTTGAGGGGGTAGAGGTTTCTAAGCTGAGTCAACGGACTGATGCTTTTGAGGTGATTACCAGCCAAGGAATCTACACCGCTGATCAAGTGGTGGTTGCTACTGGGGGCTACCATACGCCAAAAATTGCGGCGATCGCCAAAAAACTACCTCCCCATATTGTCCAGTTACATTCGGTGGACTACAAAAATCCGGAAACCTTACCAGATAGAATTTTATTAGTTGGCACAGGTCAATCGGGCTGTCAAATTGCTGAAGACCTACATCTAGCAGGTAAAACCGTCCACCTTGCCACAGGCAGCGCACCCCGTTCACCCCGCCGCTACCGAGGGAGAGATGTGGTCGAGTGGTTAGAGTTGATGGGTCATTATGATCTGCCCATTGATGAGCATCCCCAAAAGGAAATGGTACGCCACAAAACAAACCACTATTTAACCGGTCGTGATGGTGGCAGAGAAATTGATCTGCGTCAATTCGCCCTTGAGGGCATGCATCTCTACGGACGGCTCAAGGATATTGATGGAAATCAAATTCTATTTGCCGATAATCTCAAGGAAAATCTCGATCAAGCAGACGCAACGGCCGCCAGAATTAAACAAAGCATTGATGAATATATTGCCAAAAACCAGCTTGATGCGCCCATCGAAGCACCCTATCAGCCCGTTTGGGAACCAACTTCCATACCCCTTACCCTAAATATTGATGAAATTGATGCGGTTATTTGGTCCACTGGTTTTAATTTTAATTATGCTTGGGTCGATGTTCCTGTATTTAATTCGATGGGGGAACCTCTACATAATCGGGGTGTAACTAATGTGGCGGGGCTATATTTCTTGGGTTTACCCTGGTTATATACTTGGGGTTCTGGGCGATTTTCAGGGGTTGCCCGTGATGCGGAATATTTAGCGGAAAAAATTAGAGAAACACTGCCCGCTAATCAAATAAATCCTTGTACGGTGGCTTGA
- a CDS encoding LuxR C-terminal-related transcriptional regulator has product MLDSAQLIFDLQKVNTTSKRISGCLDTTAITKEITEALIHDFHCVFARIWLTEPDGASLKLVASSGLHTSTNGSFARVPMGAYKVGKIAQSCIPFLSNHLANETWVKDRDWAIANNIRGFAGYPLVGHDRVIGVLAVFSEAPFVAEFLEVLQVLCMAVAIAIDAVRQLQSETNTINTTQFLDDQIPLPDVLARLLSQTKLTLIGTEKKLSPTLAYLLIRTTEIFNRLSCNYCRLIYGEISVTIEAIVEASVSEAFNTDGRSPFKEIEFLAHHVGGEFRSQSSVNQSILQISLQLPYDGFQNIKLNKHLLSEREKEIVSLLAQGLRDRDIAEELHISESTVKFHVNGTLHKLNAKNRYQAIYQATVQGFI; this is encoded by the coding sequence GTGTTAGATTCTGCCCAGCTAATTTTTGATCTCCAAAAAGTAAATACGACTAGCAAGCGCATTTCTGGTTGCCTTGACACAACGGCGATTACCAAAGAAATCACCGAAGCATTAATCCATGATTTTCATTGCGTGTTTGCACGTATTTGGTTAACAGAGCCTGATGGTGCGAGTTTAAAACTGGTTGCTTCGTCAGGCTTACATACCAGTACGAATGGTAGTTTTGCCCGTGTGCCGATGGGGGCTTATAAGGTCGGTAAAATTGCCCAAAGCTGTATTCCTTTTTTAAGCAATCATCTCGCCAATGAAACCTGGGTAAAGGATCGTGACTGGGCGATCGCCAATAATATTCGCGGTTTCGCCGGTTATCCATTGGTAGGCCATGACCGTGTGATTGGTGTCTTGGCTGTCTTTAGCGAGGCTCCCTTTGTCGCAGAATTTCTGGAAGTTTTACAAGTTCTCTGTATGGCAGTGGCGATCGCCATTGATGCCGTCCGACAACTCCAGAGCGAAACAAATACGATTAATACAACCCAATTTTTAGACGATCAAATCCCTTTACCGGACGTTTTGGCAAGGCTGTTATCTCAGACAAAGCTGACCCTAATCGGCACAGAAAAAAAGCTCTCTCCCACCCTTGCATATCTATTGATCAGAACCACAGAAATTTTTAATCGACTCTCCTGTAATTATTGCCGTCTCATCTATGGGGAGATTTCGGTCACCATCGAAGCCATTGTCGAAGCATCCGTGTCAGAAGCCTTCAACACAGATGGGCGATCGCCTTTTAAAGAAATAGAATTTTTAGCCCACCATGTTGGCGGTGAATTTAGGAGTCAAAGCAGTGTAAATCAATCAATCCTGCAAATTTCGCTGCAACTCCCCTATGACGGGTTTCAAAACATCAAGCTCAACAAACATCTCCTCTCGGAGCGGGAAAAGGAAATCGTCAGCCTATTAGCCCAAGGTTTACGCGATCGCGATATCGCCGAGGAGCTTCACATCAGCGAAAGTACCGTTAAGTTTCATGTTAATGGCACCCTCCATAAACTCAACGCCAAAAATCGCTACCAAGCCATTTATCAAGCCACCGTACAAGGATTTATTTGA
- a CDS encoding DUF1348 family protein gives MTTPLVPPFTKEIAIAKVRMAENAWNGRNPDKVCMAYTEDSFWRNRAEVFQGREKIREFLRRKWDKELNYRLVKELWAFGENRIAVRFQYEWQDDAGQWYRAYGNENWEFDEAGLMRRREASINDKPIAESERRFFWDAPGDRPLDHPGLINTPE, from the coding sequence ATGACAACACCTTTAGTTCCTCCCTTCACTAAGGAAATTGCGATCGCCAAAGTACGGATGGCAGAAAATGCATGGAATGGTCGCAACCCAGATAAAGTCTGTATGGCTTATACCGAGGATAGTTTTTGGCGTAATCGGGCGGAAGTATTCCAAGGTCGGGAAAAAATCCGTGAGTTTTTGCGTCGCAAGTGGGATAAAGAGCTAAATTATCGTCTGGTGAAAGAGCTGTGGGCGTTTGGCGAAAATCGAATTGCAGTACGATTTCAGTACGAATGGCAGGATGATGCGGGTCAATGGTATCGAGCCTATGGCAATGAAAATTGGGAATTTGATGAAGCGGGTTTAATGCGTCGTCGGGAAGCGAGTATTAACGACAAACCCATTGCTGAATCCGAGCGTCGTTTCTTCTGGGATGCCCCCGGCGATCGCCCATTAGATCACCCTGGTTTGATCAATACTCCAGAATAA